CAGGAACAAAACCGTGATTCTGGTAGATGACGGCATTGCCACCGGGTCTACCTTGTTCGCCTCCATTAAAATGTGCCGCAACCAAGGCGTGGGTAAACTGGTGGTAGCCGCCCCCGTAGCCGGCCCGGAGATGAAAAGCAGACTGCTGAAGGAGGTGGATGACGTGGTCATTTTGGAGACCCCCGAATTCTTTCAGGGGGTATCACAGGGCTATGAACTGTTCTACAACCTCTCAGATGAGGAGACCATTGATTTCTTAGACCGCTGGAAAGAAAACCGGTAACCTAAACCGGTCCTTTTCTGCTTTTTATGTTCCAATCCGGCTACTTGCCAAGCAGCCGTTTTAATTGAATTTCTTTGTCGTAGGGCCTCACGCTTTCACCTGATTATCCGGCGCTGATCTATGGCACTTCCTCCCGCGGGTTCTTCGGCTTCTCTGTCACTGTTTCTGTGCGGGGATGTCATGACCGGACGCGCCATTGACCAGATTCTGCCCCATCCGGTAGACCCGCAACTTTATGAGTCTTATGTGCAGGACGCCCGGCATTACATCCAGATGGCCGAAAAGAAGTCCGGGCAGAAGATACAGAGGCCCGTGCCGTTGGATTACGTCTGGGGAGATGCGCTGGAAGTCTGGCGCCAAAGAACCCCGGACCTGAAACTCATCAACCTGGAGACAAGCCTCACTACGCACAGCGTGCCCTGGCCCGCCAAGGAAGTGCAATACAGAATGCACCCAGCCAATGTGGCCGTGCTCACGGCCGCCGGCTTCAACTTCTGCTCGCTGGCTAACAACCATACCCTGGACTGGGGCCGCGAAGGGCTACTGGAAACCATGGAGACGCTCCAAAAGGCGGGAATTCCCTTCGGCGGAGCCGGGAAAGACCAGGCAGAAGCCGTAAAACCCACCTTGCTGCAAACCCAGAAAGGCCGGGTGATAATATTGGCCTGCGGGCTGGAAAGCAGCGGCATTCCCAAAGCCTGGGCGGCCACTCCAGCACAGCCCGGCCTTCATCTGCTGCCTGACCTGGGCAGTGACACGGTGGAAACCATAGCCGAGCAGGTTATCGCCTTGAAAGCCCCCGGGGATGTGGTGGTATTCTCGGTGCACTGGGGCAGTAACTGGGGCTATGAGATACCGCCTTCGCACCGCAGGTTTGCCCATGACCTGATAGACGTAGCAGGCGTGGACCTGGTATTTGGCCATTCCTCGCACCACCCGCGGGGTATAGAGGTGTTCCGGCAAAAGCTGATCGTGTACGGCGCCGGAGATTTCCTGAACGACTATGAAGGCATTGGCGGCCATGAACAGTTCAGGGGGGACCTTTCCCTCATGTATTTCCCTGATTTGGACCCCGCCACCGGTCAGCTGGTTTCCCTTCAAATGGTCCCTTTACAGATAAAGAATTTCCGGTTACAGCATGCCTCTGCCCAAGATGCGGCATGGCTTAGAGATACGCTCAACAGGGAATGTGAGAAATTTGGGGCCGGGGTGGCGTTGCAGGACAAGTACCTGATCCTTACTTTTTAGATAAAGGCTTTCCAGGCCTGGTTTAAGAGAAATTATACCACATGCAGCACCGGCACCTCTTTTAAGGGAGCGCTGCGTTTGCCCAGGATTTCCTCCAGGTCTTCCTTAAAGATAACCTCTTTTTGCAGCAGCCGCTCTGCCAGTTTGCCCAGTGCTTCCTTCTGTTGCACCAGAATATTCTTGGCCTGCCCGTAGGCGTCGTTGATCAATTTCATCACCTCGGCGTCAATCAATTTTCCGGTTTCCTCGCTGTAGGGTTTAGAAAGCCGGGTGTCCTGCTGTCCCGTGGAGTCATAGAAGCTGATGTTGCCAATCTGCTTGTCAAACCCGTAGTAGGCTACCATCATGTAGGCCTCTTTGGTGGCTTTCTCCAGATCGTCTAGGGCCCCGGAGGTTACCTCACCAAACGTCACCTCTTCGGCGGCCCGGCCGGCCAGAATAGCGCTCAGGTGCTCAGAAAAGGCCGTGGCAGATTTGAGTTGGTGCTCCTCAGGCAAGTACCAGGCGGCCCCCAGTGACTTTCCTCTGGGAATAATGGATACCTTGATAAGCGGGTCAACGTGCGGCAGCAGCCAACTCACAATGGCGTGCCCAGACTCATGGTAGGCAATGATTTTTTTCTCTTCGGGAGAGATGATCTTGCTTTTTTTCTCCAGCCCGGCCACAATCCGGTCCATGGCATCCAGGAAGTCCTGGCGGTCAATGCTTTCCTTTTTCTTGCGGGCGGCTATGAGTGCGGCCTCATTGCAGACGTTGGCAATATCGGCGCCGGAAAAGCCCGGGGTTTGGGCCGCCAGAAAGCCAGGGTCAATGCTCTGGTCAATTTTAAGGGGCCTGAGGTGCACCTTAAAGATTTCCTCGCGGTCCCGTATGTTGGGCAATTCCAGGTAAATGTGGCGGTCAAACCTTCCGGGCCTGATGAGGGCCGGGTCCAGCAGGTCGGCGCGGTTGGTGGCCGCCAGCACAATTACCCCGCTGTTGGTTTCAAAACCGTCCATCTCCGTTAGCAGCTGGTTGAGGGTGCTTTCGCGTTCATCGTTTGACCCGGAGAAGAGCGCCTGTTTGCCCCGTGACTGGCCAATGCTGTCTATTTCGTCAATAAAGATAATGCAGGGGGCTTTTTCCTTGGCTTGCTTGAACAGGTCGCGCACGCGCGAGGCACCTACGCCCACAAACATTTCCACA
This Rufibacter radiotolerans DNA region includes the following protein-coding sequences:
- the ftsH gene encoding ATP-dependent zinc metalloprotease FtsH; the encoded protein is MVEEVKEYRAYRNTVADPTPHTDPTPNKPPQSRVSPMMLYVLFMGILIFTMYNSGNSARQATSWLEVEKYMLSRKAIDKIEVINGEEANIFIKKEFADSLPFKDVMKPGNAKQAAPGPHYSLTIGSVESFEHNLEQAQQGVPLDQRVEVVYIKQENWFGNMILWLFPIFLMVMFWQFLMRNAGAGGGSSIFSFGKSKAMLFDKEHKSKITFNDVAGLEEAAMEVKEVVDFLKSPEAFTKLGAKIPKGVILVGPPGTGKTLLAKAMAGEAQVPFFSMSGSEFVEMFVGVGASRVRDLFKQAKEKAPCIIFIDEIDSIGQSRGKQALFSGSNDERESTLNQLLTEMDGFETNSGVIVLAATNRADLLDPALIRPGRFDRHIYLELPNIRDREEIFKVHLRPLKIDQSIDPGFLAAQTPGFSGADIANVCNEAALIAARKKKESIDRQDFLDAMDRIVAGLEKKSKIISPEEKKIIAYHESGHAIVSWLLPHVDPLIKVSIIPRGKSLGAAWYLPEEHQLKSATAFSEHLSAILAGRAAEEVTFGEVTSGALDDLEKATKEAYMMVAYYGFDKQIGNISFYDSTGQQDTRLSKPYSEETGKLIDAEVMKLINDAYGQAKNILVQQKEALGKLAERLLQKEVIFKEDLEEILGKRSAPLKEVPVLHVV
- a CDS encoding CapA family protein, with the translated sequence MALPPAGSSASLSLFLCGDVMTGRAIDQILPHPVDPQLYESYVQDARHYIQMAEKKSGQKIQRPVPLDYVWGDALEVWRQRTPDLKLINLETSLTTHSVPWPAKEVQYRMHPANVAVLTAAGFNFCSLANNHTLDWGREGLLETMETLQKAGIPFGGAGKDQAEAVKPTLLQTQKGRVIILACGLESSGIPKAWAATPAQPGLHLLPDLGSDTVETIAEQVIALKAPGDVVVFSVHWGSNWGYEIPPSHRRFAHDLIDVAGVDLVFGHSSHHPRGIEVFRQKLIVYGAGDFLNDYEGIGGHEQFRGDLSLMYFPDLDPATGQLVSLQMVPLQIKNFRLQHASAQDAAWLRDTLNRECEKFGAGVALQDKYLILTF